GAGGCCGACACCAAAAGCTTTGAAAACGCCCTTAAATACGTGCTGCGCCAGGACCCCGACGTGGTGCTGGTGGGCGAGATGCGCGACCTGGTGACCTTTGAAGCGGCCCTGCGCATTGCCGAGACCGGCCACCTGACCTTCGCCACCCTGCACACCAACTCGGCGGCCGAATCCATCCACCGCATCATCGACGCCTTCCCGGCCTACCAGCAGCCCCAGGTGCGGGCCCAGCTGGCCTTCGTGCTGAATGGGGTGATGACCCAGCAGTTGCTGCCTTTGACCAAGGGCGGCCGGACAATGGCGCTGGAGGTGATGATCTGCACTCCGGCCATTAAGGCCATGATCCGGGACGATAAGGTCCACCAGATATATTCCCTGATTCAGGCCGGCTCCAAGTACGGGATGCAGACCATGAACCAGTCCTTGTTTCAGCTGTTCATGGATAAAAAGATCAGCCTGGACTCTGCCTTTGACTATACCTCCAACAGCGAGGAGCTGGACCAGATGATCAAGCGCCGCCAGGTCCTGCTTGCCTGACATTCATTAAAACCCAATAAAGACAAATAAAACCTAAACAAGGAGGGCCCCATGCCGATATATATATGGAAGGGACGGGATTCCAAGTCCGGGATCGTCTCGGGAGAGTTGACCGCCGAAAACGAGGCGGCGGTAATCGAGGCTTTAAGGAAACGCAATATCATCGTTTCGTCGGTGCGGACCAAACCCAAGGACCTGATGAAACTCAGTTTCGGGGCGGCCAAGGTTTCCGGCAAGGATCTCTCCATCTTCACCCGGCAGTTTGCCACCATGATCAACGCCGGCCTGCCTCTGGTGCAGTGTCTGGAGATCCTTGGTTCCCAAAACGATAATCCCACCCTGCGCAAAGTCATCGAACAGATCAAGACCGACGTGGAGGGAGGCTCCACCCTGGCCGAGGCCCTGAAGCGGCAAAAGTCCACCTTCACCGAGCTTTACATCAACATGACGGCGGCCGGCGAGGCCGGCGGTATTCTGGACAACATCTTAAACCGCCTGGCCATCTATCTGGAAAAGAGCGAGGCCTTGATCGGCAAGGTAAAACGGGCCATGATCATGCCCATCATTCTAACCACAGTGGCCATCGGGGCCGCCACTATCCTGCTGATATTCGTCATCCCCATCTTCGAAAAAATG
This window of the candidate division TA06 bacterium genome carries:
- a CDS encoding type IV pilus twitching motility protein PilT, with translation MITLQQLLEEMIQKKASDLHLTAGVSPVFRVDGELIQSNHDVLTPEMTQTLAYSILNDRQKKKFEMEQELDLSFGVQGLSRFRGNIFLQRGCTAMALRTIPWEIRTFQELGLPPVAAELASMPKGLVLVTGPTGSGKSTTLATMIDKINVERRAHILTVEDPIEYMHRHKKSIVNQRQLEADTKSFENALKYVLRQDPDVVLVGEMRDLVTFEAALRIAETGHLTFATLHTNSAAESIHRIIDAFPAYQQPQVRAQLAFVLNGVMTQQLLPLTKGGRTMALEVMICTPAIKAMIRDDKVHQIYSLIQAGSKYGMQTMNQSLFQLFMDKKISLDSAFDYTSNSEELDQMIKRRQVLLA